From one Luteipulveratus mongoliensis genomic stretch:
- the thrC gene encoding threonine synthase, translated as MAHQWRGVIREYADRLPLLDGAPVVTLGEGGTPLIHAEQLSERVGAEVHVKYEGLNPTGSFKDRGMTTAISVAAKHGAKAVICASTGNTSASAAAYATKAGMTCGVLVPDGKIAMGKLSQAIAHGATLLQVDGNFDDCLTLARKLAEAYPVELVNSVNPARIEGQKTAAFEIVEALSDAPDIHCLPVGNAGNITAYWKGYGESLSPAGDLAPLATRAPAMWGFQAAGAAPIVLGHPVDQPDTIATAIRIGNPASWELAEAARDESKGVIDSVTDEQILQAHRLLSSTEGIFVEPASAASVAGLLQMHEKGLVPAGARIVCTVTGHGLKDPAWALKNADGSDVQPTRVSVDAVTAAAALGLEG; from the coding sequence ATGGCTCACCAGTGGCGAGGCGTGATCCGTGAGTACGCCGACCGGTTGCCTCTGCTGGACGGCGCGCCGGTCGTCACCCTCGGTGAGGGCGGCACACCGCTCATCCACGCGGAGCAGCTGAGCGAGCGAGTCGGTGCCGAGGTCCACGTCAAGTACGAAGGCCTGAATCCGACGGGATCGTTCAAGGACCGCGGGATGACGACCGCCATCTCGGTCGCGGCCAAGCACGGTGCGAAGGCCGTCATCTGCGCGTCGACGGGCAACACGAGCGCCTCGGCAGCGGCGTACGCCACCAAGGCCGGCATGACGTGTGGCGTGCTCGTGCCCGACGGCAAGATCGCGATGGGCAAGCTGAGCCAGGCGATCGCGCACGGCGCGACTCTGCTGCAGGTCGACGGCAACTTCGACGACTGCCTCACGTTGGCCCGCAAGCTCGCCGAGGCCTACCCGGTGGAGCTCGTCAACTCGGTCAACCCCGCCCGCATCGAGGGTCAGAAGACCGCAGCATTCGAGATCGTCGAGGCGCTCAGTGACGCTCCTGACATCCACTGCTTGCCGGTCGGCAACGCTGGCAACATCACGGCGTACTGGAAGGGATACGGCGAATCCCTTTCTCCTGCAGGCGATCTCGCGCCGTTGGCCACGAGGGCGCCAGCGATGTGGGGCTTCCAAGCAGCGGGTGCGGCGCCGATCGTGCTCGGTCATCCGGTCGACCAGCCGGACACGATCGCGACGGCGATCCGGATCGGCAACCCGGCGTCGTGGGAGCTGGCTGAGGCCGCGCGCGACGAGTCGAAGGGTGTGATCGACTCCGTGACGGACGAGCAGATCCTCCAGGCGCACCGGTTGCTGTCGAGCACCGAAGGCATCTTTGTCGAGCCCGCCTCTGCCGCCAGCGTGGCCGGGCTCCTGCAGATGCACGAGAAGGGCCTCGTGCCGGCCGGCGCGCGCATTGTCTGCACGGTCACCGGTCACGGACTCAAGGACCCGGCCTGGGCGCTGAAGAACGCCGACGGCAGCGATGTCCAGCCGACCCGCGTATCGGTTGACGCGGTGACGGCGGCGGCGGCGTTGGGCCTGGAGGGCTGA
- a CDS encoding molybdopterin-dependent oxidoreductase, which produces MSTTTEHPLPPGQRAFPWRPFGKAMYAGRTIPAYAPAELTIAGAVARPILLTWDELTDGLPTVDETTDLHCVMTWSAVGIRWQGVRFVDVHERLADLVQPAAHARWITAHGLDGYVTCLALEDALRSDVMLVNGRDGACLDIEHGGPIRLISPSQYGYKSAKHLCSLEYSTGYEGGPQPWMSHPRGRVAHEERSRYLPGWFYRRTWGALRETAWRAYDTRAAQASRRTS; this is translated from the coding sequence ATGAGCACGACCACCGAGCACCCGCTCCCCCCGGGCCAACGCGCCTTCCCGTGGCGCCCGTTCGGCAAGGCGATGTACGCCGGCCGCACCATCCCGGCGTACGCACCAGCCGAGCTGACCATCGCAGGCGCCGTCGCCCGGCCGATCCTGCTGACCTGGGACGAGCTGACCGATGGCCTGCCGACCGTTGACGAGACCACCGACCTGCACTGCGTGATGACCTGGAGCGCGGTCGGAATCCGTTGGCAGGGCGTGAGATTCGTCGATGTCCACGAACGACTCGCGGACCTGGTGCAGCCGGCCGCGCACGCGCGATGGATCACCGCGCACGGGCTCGACGGCTACGTCACCTGCCTTGCTCTCGAGGATGCGCTGCGCTCCGACGTGATGCTGGTCAACGGTCGCGACGGTGCGTGCCTCGACATCGAGCACGGTGGGCCGATCAGGCTGATCTCTCCGTCGCAGTACGGCTACAAGAGCGCCAAGCACCTGTGCTCGCTGGAGTACTCCACCGGCTACGAGGGCGGACCGCAGCCGTGGATGAGCCATCCGCGCGGTCGGGTCGCTCACGAGGAGCGCAGCCGCTACCTGCCCGGTTGGTTCTATCGGCGCACCTGGGGTGCGCTGCGGGAGACCGCCTGGCGGGCGTACGACACCCGAGCAGCTCAAGCATCCAGGAGGACGTCGTGA
- the thrB gene encoding homoserine kinase: MSRIVEGSAVAVRVPASAANLGPGFDSIGLALGVWDELEVDVTGSRLVIEAEGEAHAEVPRDPSHLVYRSMLATWHELRVPAPFGLTLRCRNAIPHSRGLGSSASAIVAGVAAAAALAGTDTDTPGGMALINDIASTLEGHPDNASASVYGGLTVSWADDDPNAETRWRTAQLVPHEDLRPVVLLPADRLPTHEARAALPPQVELAAAAANSGRTALLTQALTRSPDLLLPATRDWLHQEQRRSYYPLTMAMVDRLRAAGHAATVSGAGPSVLVLATTHNVQAVTDIVAVHDGWDVLQPEIAASGVRVVSREPRATV; this comes from the coding sequence TTGTCGCGCATCGTCGAGGGTTCGGCCGTCGCGGTCCGCGTGCCGGCGAGCGCGGCCAACCTCGGGCCAGGCTTCGACTCGATCGGCCTGGCACTGGGCGTCTGGGACGAGCTCGAGGTCGACGTCACCGGCAGCCGCCTGGTCATCGAGGCTGAGGGTGAGGCGCACGCCGAGGTGCCGCGCGATCCGTCCCACCTCGTCTACCGCTCCATGCTCGCCACCTGGCACGAGCTGCGGGTCCCGGCGCCGTTCGGCCTGACCCTGAGGTGCCGCAACGCCATTCCGCACTCGCGTGGGCTGGGCTCGTCCGCCTCGGCAATCGTCGCGGGCGTCGCGGCCGCGGCCGCGCTGGCGGGCACGGACACCGACACGCCCGGTGGGATGGCCCTGATCAATGACATCGCGAGCACCCTCGAGGGGCACCCGGACAACGCATCCGCGAGCGTCTACGGCGGCCTGACCGTCTCATGGGCCGACGACGATCCGAACGCCGAGACCCGCTGGCGTACGGCCCAGCTCGTGCCTCACGAGGACCTGCGGCCGGTCGTACTCCTGCCCGCCGACCGCTTGCCGACTCACGAGGCGCGGGCGGCTCTGCCACCTCAGGTCGAGCTGGCGGCGGCCGCCGCGAACAGTGGCAGAACGGCTCTGCTGACCCAGGCCCTCACCCGCTCACCCGACCTGCTGCTGCCTGCGACGCGTGACTGGCTGCACCAGGAGCAGCGCCGGTCCTACTACCCGCTGACCATGGCGATGGTGGACCGGCTGCGTGCTGCCGGTCACGCGGCCACCGTGTCGGGTGCCGGCCCGTCGGTGCTCGTGCTGGCCACGACGCACAACGTCCAGGCCGTGACCGACATCGTCGCGGTGCACGACGGGTGGGACGTCCTCCAGCCGGAGATTGCGGCGTCCGGAGTTCGGGTCGTTTCGCGCGAACCCAGGGCCACGGTGTAG
- a CDS encoding DUF6463 family protein — MTVSVRADPGSAVRVGVRDWTSITLAVIGIGHLAMSPVLYGDQISDVLGAGLIAQIEADAAAKAERSAAFWYVTAGLAMLLLAALVRALERSPAGIPRYLSVAFAALGAWGVVLMPASGFWAFFVLAAIAWRSARPR; from the coding sequence GTGACTGTGTCCGTCCGGGCCGACCCGGGTTCCGCCGTACGTGTCGGCGTCCGCGACTGGACGTCAATCACCTTGGCAGTCATAGGGATTGGCCATCTCGCGATGTCACCAGTGCTCTACGGCGACCAGATCTCGGATGTGCTCGGCGCGGGACTCATCGCCCAGATCGAGGCTGACGCCGCGGCGAAGGCAGAGCGATCCGCTGCGTTCTGGTACGTCACGGCCGGGTTGGCCATGCTGCTGCTCGCCGCGCTGGTGCGGGCTCTGGAGCGTTCGCCCGCCGGGATCCCCCGCTATCTCTCGGTCGCCTTCGCGGCGCTCGGCGCGTGGGGGGTCGTGCTGATGCCGGCGTCAGGCTTCTGGGCGTTCTTCGTCCTCGCCGCCATCGCCTGGCGCAGCGCTCGACCACGCTGA
- a CDS encoding TetR/AcrR family transcriptional regulator, with protein MASQETWLDEGLSLLAQDGVAGLRIDRLAARLKLSKGSFYHHFDSMPGYKTALLAHFEATRTTRFIDLADEAGGASARERLDALHRIVVDTHEGDVAIEVAMRAWASLDAEAHAAMERIDGTRLGYLERLWNELTDADTAHDTARIVYLVLIGAQHLAPALPQPELDHLFAVVAATATPR; from the coding sequence GTGGCGTCACAGGAGACCTGGCTCGATGAAGGACTGTCCCTGCTCGCGCAGGACGGTGTGGCCGGGCTCCGGATCGATCGGCTTGCGGCTCGACTCAAGCTCAGCAAGGGGTCGTTCTACCACCACTTCGACAGCATGCCGGGCTACAAGACGGCGCTCCTGGCGCACTTCGAGGCGACCCGGACGACCCGGTTCATCGATCTGGCCGATGAGGCCGGCGGCGCCTCCGCGCGCGAGCGCCTCGACGCGCTGCACCGGATCGTGGTCGACACCCACGAGGGCGACGTCGCGATCGAGGTCGCGATGCGCGCCTGGGCCTCCCTCGACGCGGAGGCTCATGCGGCGATGGAGCGCATCGACGGCACTCGTCTCGGCTACCTCGAGCGGCTGTGGAACGAGCTGACCGATGCCGACACCGCGCACGACACCGCCCGAATCGTCTACCTCGTCCTGATCGGGGCACAGCACCTCGCGCCGGCCCTGCCACAGCCCGAGCTGGACCACCTGTTCGCCGTGGTGGCTGCGACCGCCACACCTCGATAG
- the prfA gene encoding peptide chain release factor 1 — translation MLESAATIVSEHADLERQLADPAVHADPTALRRLNKRYAALAPTVAAYHAWTSAKDDLEAARELAVEDASFAEEIPALEEQLTATQDKLRTLLLPRDEDDDRDIILEVKAGEGGEESALFAGDLARMYLRFAERAGWKAEIVDGTDSDLGGYKDVRISIKAKGTPEPGTAPWARLKYEGGVHRVQRVPVTESQGRIHTSAVGVLVTPDVEEDDEVEIGPNDLKIDVYRSSGPGGQSVNTTDSAVRITHLPTGLVVSCQNEKSQLQNKESAMRVLRARLRQMQIDEREAQASAARKSQVRTVDRSERIRTYNFPENRIADHRTGYKAYNLDTVLDGDLGAVVDSAVAADEAARMQAVADGS, via the coding sequence ATGCTCGAGTCCGCAGCGACGATCGTCTCCGAGCACGCTGACCTGGAGCGGCAGCTGGCTGACCCGGCGGTGCACGCCGACCCGACCGCCCTGCGCCGGCTGAACAAGAGGTACGCCGCGCTCGCGCCCACCGTGGCGGCGTACCACGCGTGGACGAGCGCCAAGGACGACCTCGAGGCGGCCCGTGAGCTGGCGGTCGAGGACGCGTCGTTCGCCGAGGAGATCCCGGCGCTCGAGGAACAGCTGACCGCGACGCAGGACAAGCTCCGCACGTTGCTGCTGCCGCGCGACGAGGACGACGACCGCGACATCATCCTGGAGGTCAAGGCGGGGGAGGGTGGCGAGGAGTCGGCGCTGTTCGCCGGCGACCTGGCCCGGATGTACCTCCGGTTCGCCGAGCGCGCCGGCTGGAAGGCCGAGATCGTCGACGGCACGGACTCCGACCTCGGCGGCTACAAGGACGTCCGGATCTCCATCAAGGCCAAGGGCACTCCCGAGCCGGGGACGGCACCGTGGGCGCGCCTGAAGTACGAAGGCGGCGTCCACCGCGTGCAGCGCGTCCCGGTCACCGAGTCGCAGGGCCGCATCCACACCTCGGCCGTCGGCGTCCTCGTCACTCCGGACGTCGAGGAGGACGACGAGGTCGAGATCGGTCCCAACGACCTCAAGATCGACGTCTACCGCTCGTCGGGTCCCGGCGGGCAGTCGGTCAACACGACCGACTCGGCCGTGCGCATCACGCACCTGCCGACCGGACTCGTCGTCTCCTGCCAGAACGAGAAGTCGCAGCTCCAGAACAAGGAGTCGGCGATGCGCGTGCTGCGAGCACGGTTGCGGCAGATGCAGATTGACGAGCGCGAGGCGCAGGCGTCAGCAGCGCGCAAGTCGCAGGTCCGCACGGTCGACCGCTCCGAGCGGATCCGCACCTACAACTTCCCCGAGAACCGGATCGCCGACCACCGCACCGGCTACAAGGCGTACAACCTGGACACGGTCCTCGACGGTGACCTCGGCGCCGTGGTCGACTCCGCGGTCGCCGCCGACGAGGCTGCGCGGATGCAGGCCGTCGCCGATGGGTCATGA
- a CDS encoding LLM class flavin-dependent oxidoreductase, translating to MRYGFVVPFASEVEFVELARLGEEHGWDAVFSWEGVWRRDAWVQLGAAAAHTSRIRLGTLLTPAARYKPWDLASVVSSVDQLSHGRVTLGVGLGALNSNWTVFEGEEPRAVRAKKLDECLDIYAGLTSGEPFSYAGDHYSVDLTSPVEPDGPPPPVQCPHPPVWVVGAYLPGRKRQRSLERAARWQGIFPAYVGGQEGSSGMTVEALSEIVARVRELREAEGLPWEGYDVVVEGDSHGDFGEVRGPTGPWEQAGATWWVESWWDVEDSPAGVNELRRRIAAGPPTA from the coding sequence ATGAGATACGGGTTCGTGGTGCCGTTCGCGTCCGAGGTGGAGTTCGTTGAGCTGGCGCGGCTCGGCGAGGAGCACGGCTGGGACGCCGTGTTCAGCTGGGAGGGCGTGTGGCGACGCGATGCCTGGGTGCAGCTGGGCGCGGCTGCCGCCCACACCTCACGTATCCGCCTCGGCACACTGCTCACTCCTGCAGCGCGCTACAAACCGTGGGACCTCGCCTCCGTCGTCTCCTCGGTCGACCAGCTCTCCCACGGTCGAGTCACGCTCGGTGTCGGACTCGGCGCGCTGAACTCCAACTGGACCGTCTTCGAGGGCGAGGAGCCGCGCGCGGTCCGCGCCAAGAAGCTCGACGAGTGCCTCGACATCTACGCAGGCCTCACCAGCGGCGAGCCCTTCTCGTACGCCGGAGACCACTACTCCGTCGACCTCACCTCCCCCGTCGAGCCGGACGGTCCCCCGCCTCCCGTGCAATGCCCGCATCCGCCGGTGTGGGTCGTCGGCGCCTACCTGCCCGGTCGCAAGCGGCAGCGTTCCCTTGAGCGAGCCGCGCGCTGGCAGGGCATCTTCCCGGCGTACGTCGGCGGCCAGGAGGGCAGCTCCGGGATGACCGTCGAGGCGCTCAGCGAGATCGTCGCCCGGGTGCGTGAGCTGCGCGAGGCGGAGGGACTGCCGTGGGAGGGCTACGACGTCGTGGTCGAGGGTGACAGCCACGGCGACTTCGGCGAGGTGCGCGGACCGACCGGGCCATGGGAGCAGGCGGGCGCCACCTGGTGGGTCGAGTCCTGGTGGGACGTCGAGGACTCACCAGCCGGGGTCAACGAGCTCCGGAGACGGATCGCAGCCGGTCCGCCCACTGCGTAA
- a CDS encoding N-acetylmuramoyl-L-alanine amidase — MGTHLSRRHFLVASVAVPAVAAVAAGSAQAKVTVDQHTIFTEAAAAYDVPAALLAAVSYSQTRWQDHDGTPSASLGYGPMHLIDGAAAQEARARADKPATDTLDTLAGAATATGFSKESLRTDPAANIRGGAALLAATQKAAGLQTGAKSDPATWFGAVATVSGLTSSQSQLDFADQVMKTVSDGAALTLADGSRLSMAARTLGSTETQRAPLARRASEARKHHHDHGPIDAPRGLDVEWIPAPYEQYGPGTADYGNHDLARRPRSPKITHIVIHDTEGYWDGVLKLVQDPTYVSWQYSLRSNDGHIAQHVVPDDVAWHAGNWYLNAHSIGLEHEGFAPQGAPWFSEPMYRTSATLVRYLTRKYDIPVDRGHIVGHDQVPGVDTPHIPGMHWDPGPFWDWEHYFDLLRAPLDRGTSKRPLRVGDVVRILPGFAGNKQPVTSCEAGKPDSCGDKDTNFVTLRLTPADDGALVNDIGLHQKGQPASTEVSDISARATAGTEFVVAAVQGDWTAIWYLGQQVWFFNPRKRPTARAVVGHAKVATAAAGKTSFPVYGRCYPEASAYTDPADVQPISPLIYTIPAGQSYAVMDEAPPTDYYKAKTFSTDTPNDHINIEGKDKYVQISLGHRVAFVRRADIDLHRA; from the coding sequence ATGGGTACGCATCTGTCCCGCCGACACTTCCTCGTCGCCAGCGTCGCCGTGCCCGCGGTCGCCGCAGTCGCGGCCGGCTCGGCACAGGCCAAGGTCACCGTCGACCAGCACACGATCTTCACCGAGGCGGCGGCGGCGTACGACGTCCCGGCCGCCCTGCTGGCCGCGGTGTCCTACTCGCAGACCCGGTGGCAGGACCACGACGGCACGCCGAGCGCTTCGCTCGGCTACGGCCCGATGCACCTGATCGACGGTGCGGCCGCGCAGGAGGCCCGGGCGCGCGCCGACAAGCCGGCGACCGACACCCTGGACACCCTTGCGGGCGCGGCGACCGCGACCGGCTTCTCCAAGGAGTCGCTGCGCACCGACCCCGCCGCCAACATCCGCGGCGGTGCAGCATTGCTGGCCGCGACCCAGAAGGCGGCCGGTCTCCAGACCGGTGCCAAGAGTGACCCGGCGACCTGGTTCGGCGCCGTAGCGACGGTCAGCGGTCTCACCTCGAGTCAGTCCCAGCTCGACTTCGCCGACCAGGTGATGAAGACCGTCAGCGACGGCGCCGCACTCACCCTGGCCGACGGCTCACGTCTGTCGATGGCCGCCCGCACGCTCGGCTCGACCGAGACCCAGCGCGCGCCCCTGGCCCGCCGGGCGAGCGAGGCGCGCAAGCACCACCACGACCACGGCCCGATCGATGCGCCGCGCGGCCTGGACGTTGAGTGGATCCCCGCGCCCTACGAGCAGTACGGCCCGGGCACCGCCGACTACGGCAACCACGACCTGGCCAGGCGTCCGCGGTCGCCCAAGATCACGCACATCGTCATCCACGACACCGAGGGCTACTGGGACGGCGTCCTGAAGCTGGTCCAGGACCCGACCTACGTGTCCTGGCAGTACTCCCTGCGCTCGAACGACGGTCACATCGCCCAGCACGTCGTCCCCGATGACGTCGCCTGGCATGCCGGCAACTGGTACCTCAACGCCCACTCGATCGGCCTCGAGCACGAGGGCTTCGCGCCGCAGGGTGCGCCGTGGTTCTCGGAGCCGATGTACCGCACCTCGGCGACCCTGGTCCGCTACCTCACGCGCAAGTACGACATCCCGGTGGACCGCGGGCACATCGTCGGCCACGACCAGGTCCCCGGCGTCGACACGCCGCACATTCCTGGCATGCACTGGGACCCGGGTCCCTTCTGGGACTGGGAGCACTACTTCGACCTGCTGCGTGCCCCGCTCGACCGCGGCACCAGCAAGCGCCCGCTGCGGGTCGGCGATGTCGTACGCATCCTGCCGGGCTTCGCCGGCAACAAGCAGCCGGTCACCAGCTGTGAGGCGGGCAAGCCGGACTCGTGCGGCGACAAGGACACCAACTTCGTCACGCTGCGCCTGACACCTGCCGACGACGGCGCGCTGGTCAACGACATCGGCCTGCACCAAAAGGGTCAGCCGGCTTCGACCGAGGTGTCCGACATCAGCGCTCGGGCGACGGCCGGCACGGAGTTCGTGGTCGCCGCTGTCCAGGGCGACTGGACCGCGATCTGGTACCTCGGCCAGCAGGTCTGGTTCTTCAACCCGCGCAAGCGTCCGACGGCCCGCGCGGTCGTCGGTCACGCCAAGGTCGCCACCGCCGCGGCCGGCAAGACGTCGTTCCCGGTCTACGGCCGCTGCTACCCGGAGGCGTCGGCCTACACCGATCCTGCGGACGTGCAGCCGATCAGCCCGCTGATCTACACCATCCCGGCGGGCCAGTCGTACGCCGTCATGGACGAGGCGCCGCCGACCGACTACTACAAGGCCAAGACGTTCTCGACGGACACCCCGAACGATCACATCAACATCGAGGGCAAGGACAAGTACGTCCAGATCAGCCTCGGGCACCGCGTCGCCTTCGTGCGTCGCGCAGACATCGACCTGCACCGAGCCTGA
- the rpmE gene encoding 50S ribosomal protein L31 — protein sequence MKKDLHPAYAETTVTCTCGATFTTRSTAENGKISADVCSQCHPFYTGKQKILDTGGRVARFQERYGKKAAK from the coding sequence GTGAAGAAAGACCTTCACCCGGCGTACGCCGAGACCACGGTGACGTGCACCTGTGGCGCGACGTTCACCACCCGCAGCACTGCTGAGAACGGCAAGATCAGCGCCGATGTCTGCTCGCAGTGCCACCCGTTCTACACCGGCAAGCAGAAGATCCTCGACACCGGTGGTCGGGTCGCCCGCTTCCAGGAGCGCTACGGCAAGAAGGCCGCCAAGTAG
- the prmC gene encoding peptide chain release factor N(5)-glutamine methyltransferase, with translation MGHDEIREVTARLAEAGIPSPEHDAVALLAHAWGRSVAEVRHAQVMGRTPPADVRDRLTSLVDARATRVPLQHLTGVTGFRGIELAVGPGVFIPRPETEMLVDLALADVAHGGLVIDLCTGSGAIPLAIKQERPDLTVLAVELDPMAHAWAERNRDQLGLEVEIRCGAAQSAFPDLVGLVDVVVSNPPYIPVGMVPIDPEVRDHDPEVALFGGSDDGLRIPVEVAARAAELLRPEGRLVMEHADVQGDSLPRALTRQGHWADIQDHCDLTERPRALTAVRAP, from the coding sequence ATGGGTCATGACGAGATCCGTGAGGTGACGGCTCGGCTCGCGGAGGCCGGCATCCCCTCACCGGAGCACGACGCGGTCGCGCTGCTCGCTCATGCGTGGGGCCGCTCGGTTGCCGAGGTCCGGCACGCCCAGGTCATGGGCCGTACGCCGCCGGCCGACGTCCGCGACCGTCTCACCTCGTTGGTCGACGCCCGGGCCACGCGGGTGCCGCTGCAGCACCTCACCGGCGTCACAGGCTTCCGGGGCATCGAGCTTGCTGTCGGGCCAGGCGTTTTCATCCCGCGACCCGAGACCGAGATGCTCGTCGACCTCGCGCTCGCCGACGTGGCACACGGTGGCCTCGTCATTGATCTGTGCACGGGGTCCGGTGCGATCCCACTCGCCATCAAGCAGGAGCGCCCTGACCTGACCGTCCTCGCCGTCGAGCTCGATCCGATGGCTCATGCTTGGGCCGAGCGCAATCGCGATCAGCTGGGTCTTGAGGTCGAGATTCGTTGTGGCGCAGCGCAATCCGCGTTCCCGGACCTCGTCGGTCTGGTCGATGTCGTGGTCAGCAATCCTCCCTACATCCCCGTCGGGATGGTGCCGATCGACCCGGAGGTCCGCGACCACGACCCCGAGGTCGCACTCTTCGGGGGTAGCGACGATGGTCTCAGGATCCCCGTCGAGGTCGCGGCAAGGGCCGCAGAGCTGCTGCGTCCAGAGGGTCGCCTCGTCATGGAACACGCTGATGTGCAAGGCGACTCGCTGCCGCGCGCGCTGACGCGGCAGGGCCACTGGGCGGACATCCAGGACCATTGTGATCTGACTGAGCGTCCAAGAGCCCTGACGGCCGTCCGCGCGCCCTAG
- the rho gene encoding transcription termination factor Rho, giving the protein MTDTTEVAAPSAGDSTPRGGLSALKLDELKQLASSMGIKGTSKMRKSDLVAAIGAGRSGGGAPAAEPVARRKPRRATSATAEPAVAPVTSVEQASAPAATGSSAGGRASESASDNASTGQAEQRQPEQRRSESGDSDGGQTTDGEDSRGENRQSGDRQQRRQDDNRGGGNRDRQDGDNRQDGGNDRQGGNRQGGNSNRDRQNDDRQGGNDRQGNDRQGGNRQGGGNSNRDGGPNRDGGPNRDGGSNRDDGTDGRGRRRQRGRDRKRGRGRAEEFGDVDTQVREDDVLVPVAGILDVLDNYAFVRTSGYLSGPNDVYVPLGMVKKNGMRAGDAVTGAVKAMREGEQPPARQKFNALVRLDTVNGMTPEEASARVEFSKLTPLYPQERLRLEDDQKNITNRIIDLVSPIGKGQRGLIVSPAKAGKTLVMQSIANAISTNNPECHLMVVLVDERPEEVTDFQRAVKGEVISSTFDRPATDHTAVAELAIERAKRLVEMGHDVVLLLDGITRLGRAYNLAAPASGRIMSGGVDSAALYPPKKFFGAARNIEHGGSLTILATALIDTGSKMDEVIFEEFKGTGNWELRLSRQLAERRIFPAVDINASSTRREEILLAGDELKIMWKLRRVLAALDQQQGIELLLDRLKKTKSNVEFLMQVQQTSSIKLDDED; this is encoded by the coding sequence GTGACAGACACCACCGAGGTCGCCGCGCCATCTGCCGGTGACTCGACTCCCCGAGGTGGCCTCAGCGCCCTCAAGCTCGACGAGCTCAAGCAGCTCGCCTCGAGCATGGGCATCAAGGGCACCTCCAAGATGCGTAAGAGCGATCTGGTTGCCGCCATCGGCGCCGGTCGTTCCGGAGGCGGCGCTCCTGCCGCCGAGCCGGTTGCGCGTCGCAAGCCGCGTCGTGCCACCAGTGCCACCGCGGAGCCGGCCGTCGCGCCGGTGACCAGCGTCGAGCAGGCCTCCGCACCTGCGGCGACCGGCTCCAGCGCCGGCGGCCGCGCCTCTGAGAGCGCGTCCGACAACGCTTCGACCGGCCAGGCCGAGCAGCGCCAGCCCGAGCAGCGCCGTTCCGAGAGCGGCGACTCCGACGGTGGTCAGACCACCGACGGCGAGGACTCCCGAGGCGAGAACCGCCAGAGCGGTGACCGCCAGCAGCGTCGCCAGGACGACAACCGCGGCGGTGGCAACCGCGACCGCCAGGACGGCGACAACCGCCAGGACGGCGGCAACGACCGTCAGGGTGGCAACCGCCAGGGCGGCAACAGCAACCGCGATCGCCAAAACGATGACCGTCAGGGTGGCAACGACCGCCAGGGCAACGATCGTCAGGGTGGCAACCGTCAGGGCGGCGGCAACAGCAACCGTGACGGTGGACCCAACCGTGACGGTGGACCCAACCGCGATGGCGGCTCCAACCGTGATGACGGCACCGACGGCCGCGGCCGTCGTCGTCAGCGTGGCCGTGACCGCAAGCGCGGCCGTGGTCGCGCCGAGGAGTTCGGCGACGTCGACACCCAGGTGCGCGAGGACGACGTCCTGGTGCCCGTAGCCGGCATCCTGGACGTCCTCGACAACTACGCGTTCGTGCGGACCAGCGGTTACCTCTCCGGTCCCAACGACGTCTACGTCCCGCTCGGCATGGTCAAGAAGAACGGTATGCGTGCCGGTGACGCCGTGACCGGTGCGGTCAAGGCGATGCGTGAGGGCGAGCAGCCCCCGGCGCGCCAGAAGTTCAACGCGCTGGTGCGGTTGGACACGGTCAACGGCATGACTCCGGAGGAGGCCAGCGCGCGCGTCGAGTTCAGCAAGCTGACGCCGCTGTACCCCCAGGAGCGGCTGCGCCTGGAGGATGACCAGAAGAACATCACCAACCGCATCATCGACCTCGTGTCGCCGATCGGTAAGGGTCAGCGTGGCCTGATCGTCTCCCCGGCCAAGGCCGGTAAGACACTGGTGATGCAGTCGATTGCCAACGCGATCTCGACCAACAACCCCGAGTGCCACCTGATGGTCGTCCTGGTGGACGAGCGTCCGGAGGAGGTCACTGACTTCCAGCGCGCCGTCAAGGGTGAGGTCATCTCCTCGACCTTCGACCGCCCGGCGACCGACCACACGGCCGTGGCCGAGCTGGCCATCGAGCGGGCCAAGCGCCTGGTCGAGATGGGCCACGACGTCGTGCTGCTGCTCGACGGCATCACCCGTCTGGGTCGCGCCTACAACCTGGCTGCTCCGGCCAGCGGTCGCATCATGTCCGGTGGTGTCGACAGCGCTGCGCTCTACCCGCCGAAGAAGTTCTTCGGTGCTGCGCGCAACATCGAGCACGGTGGCTCGCTCACCATCCTCGCGACCGCGCTGATCGACACCGGCTCCAAGATGGACGAGGTCATCTTCGAGGAGTTCAAGGGCACCGGCAACTGGGAGCTGCGCCTGTCGCGTCAGCTCGCGGAGCGTCGCATCTTCCCGGCGGTCGACATCAACGCCTCGAGCACGCGTCGCGAGGAGATCCTCCTTGCCGGGGACGAGCTCAAGATCATGTGGAAGCTGCGCCGGGTGCTTGCCGCGCTCGACCAGCAGCAGGGCATCGAGCTGCTGCTCGACCGGTTGAAGAAGACCAAGAGCAACGTGGAGTTCCTGATGCAGGTCCAGCAGACCTCATCGATCAAGCTCGACGACGAAGACTGA